Proteins encoded within one genomic window of Brachybacterium sp. P6-10-X1:
- a CDS encoding SDR family oxidoreductase gives MNRTYVVTGAASGIGAATTELLRAAGSTVITVDLHDADIEADLSTTDGRKNLVDQVRERSGGRIDAIIAVAGLVAASPVTVGVNHFGAIATLEGLRPLLAGSDAPRAAVVASLAALEETDPGLLEALERGDESAALAEAERIGTDTTPTGSSPIYTTTKLAIARWVRRVAPTPEWAGAGIALNAIAPGVIETPMTRPALDSAEGRDALDAGAPSPLNGPAAPPAAPAALLAWLTRAENTHVTGQIVFIDGGAESIRRPDQV, from the coding sequence ATGAACAGGACCTACGTCGTCACCGGAGCTGCCTCAGGCATCGGCGCCGCAACCACAGAGCTGCTCCGGGCCGCAGGGAGCACAGTCATCACCGTCGACCTGCACGACGCCGACATCGAGGCGGACCTCTCCACCACCGACGGCCGCAAGAACCTCGTGGATCAAGTGCGTGAACGCTCCGGTGGCCGCATCGACGCGATCATCGCAGTGGCAGGTCTTGTCGCCGCCTCCCCCGTCACGGTGGGCGTCAATCACTTCGGCGCCATCGCCACCCTCGAGGGCCTGCGCCCCCTACTGGCCGGTTCGGACGCGCCGCGGGCAGCAGTGGTCGCTTCCCTCGCTGCACTCGAGGAGACGGATCCCGGGTTGCTCGAGGCACTGGAGCGGGGAGACGAATCCGCCGCTCTGGCCGAAGCTGAGCGGATCGGCACCGACACCACGCCCACCGGGAGCAGCCCGATCTACACGACCACCAAGCTCGCCATCGCCCGATGGGTGCGACGCGTCGCCCCGACCCCGGAATGGGCCGGAGCCGGGATCGCGCTGAACGCAATCGCACCAGGCGTCATCGAAACTCCGATGACCCGCCCCGCACTCGACTCCGCCGAAGGCAGGGACGCACTCGATGCCGGTGCGCCGAGCCCGCTGAACGGTCCGGCTGCACCACCTGCCGCGCCCGCTGCCCTGCTGGCGTGGCTGACGAGAGCTGAGAACACACACGTCACGGGACAGATCGTCTTCATCGACGGCGGGGCCGAGTCGATCCGAAGGCCAGACCAGGTCTGA
- the nrdI gene encoding class Ib ribonucleoside-diphosphate reductase assembly flavoprotein NrdI — MSAVSETHTWSDLVFFSSVSETTRRFVDKLGLSAARIPLRRGDHALVARRPFVLITPTYGGGNGRGAVPKQVIAFLNEPRSRGLIRGVIGAGNTNFGEAYCLAGDVIADKCQVPLLYRVELLGTPRDVEAVRDGLARFLTEHHQHPVTDESEGDAS, encoded by the coding sequence ATGAGTGCTGTAAGCGAGACGCATACGTGGTCGGACCTGGTGTTCTTCTCGTCCGTCTCGGAGACGACGCGGCGGTTCGTCGACAAGCTCGGCCTGTCGGCCGCCCGCATCCCCCTGCGGCGAGGCGACCATGCCCTGGTGGCGAGGCGTCCGTTCGTGCTGATCACCCCGACCTACGGCGGCGGCAATGGCCGCGGCGCTGTCCCGAAGCAGGTCATTGCGTTCCTGAACGAACCACGCAGCCGGGGCCTGATCCGCGGCGTGATCGGCGCGGGGAACACGAACTTCGGGGAGGCGTACTGCCTGGCCGGGGACGTGATCGCCGACAAGTGCCAGGTGCCCCTCTTGTATCGCGTCGAGCTGCTGGGCACGCCGCGGGACGTCGAGGCAGTCCGGGACGGCCTGGCCCGGTTCCTCACCGAGCACCACCAGCACCCCGTCACTGACGAGAGCGAAGGAGACGCATCATGA
- a CDS encoding N-6 DNA methylase, giving the protein MWSVADTLRGPYSEAEYGSVILPFTVLRRLECVMNPHREVMSEVVSSYEGEQQRRTHLKIRTRSADNAGLSFWTTSDYTLKKALQDPDNLAENLIDYVGGFSSNLDVFKSFDFENVIRTLDNRDRLSQVTRHFEGIDLSPAAVSNADMGDLFENLIYRFAESANEGAGQFYTPRDVVRLLVDLVYADDADALRGRGTVRSIYDPTVGTGGMLSVADEHLRSFSPDASTALFGQEINKRTYAICKADLLITGQDPSNVRQGDTLVVDRFEDRQFDYVLSNPPFGTDWKAVESDVKAEHARGGQGRFAPGLPAVGDAAMLFLLHVASKMRDVDETGRGGKAGIVLNGSPLFNGGAGSGPSEIRGHMLENDLVETIVALPNDMFYNTGIATYLWILSNAKPADRKDTVQLIDATKLGTKLRKSIGSKKIEVPDAHRDAIVRAFTGTLSDDDVEVPTKMFHKRDFAYWTVTVERPLQLRFQCTPEAISAVAEQKTLAKVDGLNEALEAFGDEVYLNREKFDKELDRHLGDHGVRLTSAQRKKLWQTIGVHDETADFCRVQTGKNKGDLEPDPALRDTENVPFGWGGHPKTHGAFQETVQAYFDLEVKPHVADAWIDWDKTKTGYEIPFTRHFYTYEPPRPLEEIDADLERVVDEIMGLLRKVEA; this is encoded by the coding sequence GTGTGGAGTGTCGCTGACACCTTGCGCGGTCCCTACTCAGAAGCTGAATACGGCTCCGTCATCCTCCCGTTCACCGTGCTGCGCCGGCTCGAGTGCGTCATGAATCCGCATCGAGAGGTGATGAGCGAGGTCGTCAGCAGCTACGAGGGTGAGCAGCAGCGTCGGACGCACCTGAAGATCCGCACGCGCAGCGCAGACAATGCGGGGCTGTCGTTCTGGACGACGAGCGACTACACGCTCAAGAAGGCACTGCAGGACCCGGATAACCTCGCCGAGAACCTGATCGACTACGTCGGCGGCTTCTCCTCGAACTTGGATGTCTTCAAGTCGTTCGACTTCGAGAACGTCATCCGCACGCTCGACAACCGCGACCGACTGTCGCAGGTGACGCGGCACTTCGAGGGCATCGACCTCTCGCCCGCGGCGGTGTCCAACGCCGACATGGGTGACCTGTTTGAGAACCTCATCTACCGCTTCGCCGAGTCGGCCAACGAGGGCGCAGGCCAGTTCTACACCCCTCGCGACGTCGTCAGGCTCCTGGTCGACCTCGTATATGCAGACGACGCCGATGCTCTTCGCGGACGCGGCACGGTTCGATCGATCTACGACCCGACCGTCGGCACCGGCGGCATGCTCAGCGTCGCCGACGAGCACCTGCGCAGCTTCAGCCCGGACGCATCGACGGCGCTGTTCGGGCAGGAGATCAACAAGCGCACCTATGCGATCTGCAAGGCCGACCTGCTGATCACCGGTCAGGACCCGTCCAACGTGCGTCAGGGCGACACGCTCGTCGTGGACCGGTTCGAGGACCGCCAGTTCGACTACGTCCTTTCGAACCCGCCGTTCGGCACCGACTGGAAAGCCGTCGAGTCGGACGTAAAGGCAGAGCACGCCCGTGGTGGTCAAGGGCGATTTGCGCCTGGACTTCCTGCCGTGGGCGATGCGGCGATGCTGTTCCTCCTACACGTGGCCTCGAAGATGCGCGATGTCGACGAGACAGGTCGCGGCGGCAAGGCCGGCATCGTCCTGAACGGCTCACCGCTGTTCAACGGCGGGGCGGGCTCGGGTCCATCGGAGATCCGAGGCCACATGCTCGAGAACGACCTCGTCGAGACGATCGTGGCGCTGCCCAACGACATGTTCTACAACACCGGCATCGCCACCTACCTGTGGATCCTGTCGAACGCGAAGCCCGCGGACCGCAAGGACACGGTTCAGCTCATCGATGCGACCAAGCTCGGCACCAAGCTGCGCAAGTCGATCGGGTCGAAGAAAATCGAGGTCCCCGACGCGCACCGCGATGCCATCGTCCGCGCCTTCACCGGCACGCTCAGCGACGACGACGTCGAGGTTCCGACGAAGATGTTCCACAAGCGCGACTTCGCCTACTGGACAGTCACGGTCGAACGTCCACTGCAGCTGCGATTCCAGTGCACCCCCGAGGCGATCAGCGCCGTGGCGGAGCAGAAGACCCTGGCCAAGGTCGACGGCCTCAATGAGGCGCTCGAGGCGTTCGGCGACGAGGTGTATTTGAACCGGGAGAAGTTCGACAAGGAGCTCGACCGCCACCTCGGCGACCACGGAGTGCGGCTCACGTCGGCGCAGCGGAAGAAACTGTGGCAGACGATCGGAGTCCACGACGAGACTGCTGACTTCTGTCGGGTGCAGACTGGCAAGAACAAGGGCGACCTCGAGCCCGACCCCGCGCTGCGTGACACCGAGAACGTGCCCTTCGGCTGGGGAGGCCACCCGAAGACGCACGGCGCGTTCCAGGAGACGGTGCAGGCCTACTTCGATCTGGAAGTGAAGCCGCACGTCGCCGATGCGTGGATCGACTGGGACAAGACGAAGACCGGCTATGAGATCCCCTTTACCCGTCACTTCTACACGTACGAGCCGCCCCGTCCCCTCGAGGAGATCGATGCGGATCTCGAACGCGTCGTCGACGAGATCATGGGGCTGCTGCGGAAGGTGGAAGCGTGA
- a CDS encoding TetR/AcrR family transcriptional regulator: protein MITDDRPAPRSKRAPDPRPARSRAAVFRAVEALSARRTEESSFTVTAILRESGISRGTFYTHFPTLEDLAEQMLEQRFALIGETDRADRRAALASAASDPQADLRRPAEASQLALARFVDIHRAFLRASLDWRLTSRVREGVISAHATQVRESLRLMGPRVPPHLDHEAFCLMIAGGTVALLTAWLRENDPTTPEAMAQRLLSTMPEWFVGPTAPSNPADHPSQRPSRATAPTTLQSPGGTS from the coding sequence ATGATCACCGATGATCGGCCCGCACCTCGAAGTAAGCGCGCGCCTGACCCGCGCCCAGCGCGCTCCCGCGCCGCCGTGTTCCGCGCCGTCGAGGCCCTGAGCGCCCGACGCACCGAGGAATCCTCCTTCACGGTGACTGCGATCCTGCGCGAATCCGGGATCAGCCGCGGCACGTTCTACACGCACTTCCCAACTCTCGAGGATCTCGCCGAGCAGATGCTCGAGCAGCGGTTCGCCCTGATCGGCGAGACCGATCGCGCAGATCGCAGAGCCGCCCTCGCCTCGGCCGCCTCGGATCCGCAGGCGGACCTCCGCCGCCCGGCCGAGGCCTCCCAGCTTGCCCTGGCTCGGTTCGTCGACATCCACCGCGCATTCCTCCGGGCGTCACTCGACTGGAGGCTGACTTCTCGGGTACGAGAGGGCGTCATCTCCGCACACGCCACTCAAGTCCGCGAGTCCCTTCGTCTGATGGGGCCCAGGGTCCCGCCGCATCTCGACCACGAGGCGTTCTGCCTCATGATCGCCGGAGGAACGGTCGCCCTTCTCACCGCCTGGCTGCGCGAGAACGACCCGACCACACCCGAGGCAATGGCCCAGCGCCTGCTCTCCACCATGCCCGAATGGTTCGTCGGCCCTACTGCGCCGTCCAATCCAGCCGACCATCCGTCGCAGCGCCCCAGTCGCGCGACGGCGCCGACCACACTGCAATCCCCAGGAGGAACATCATGA